One Prinia subflava isolate CZ2003 ecotype Zambia chromosome 8, Cam_Psub_1.2, whole genome shotgun sequence DNA window includes the following coding sequences:
- the TFAP2C gene encoding transcription factor AP-2 gamma translates to MLWKLADNVKYEEDCEDRHDGSSNGNPRLPHLSAVSQHLYSPAPPLSHSGASDFQPPYFPPPYQPLPYSQSSDPYSHLGDPFSINPLHQPPPPPPSQQQSAWPGRQSQEPAGLAPHARPGLVPHLSALESGSAGSRRETFRRSELLLPHGHGLDASALADNLGLHDMAHQMEEVQNVEDQHLLMHDQTVIRKGPISLSKNSALSLPCQKDGLLGVVINPNEVFCSVPGRLSLLSSTSKYKVTVAEVQRRLSPPECLNASLLGGVLRRAKSKNGGRSLREKLDKIGLNLPAGRRKAANVTLLTSLVEGEAVHLARDFGYVCETEFPSKAVAEYLTRPHMGRNEMANRKNMLLAAKQICKEFTDLLTQDRTPLGNTRPSPILDPGIQGCLTHFSLITHGFGSAAICAAMTSVQNYLNEALKIADKSYMNAGDQSPAETNKAMDKMDKHRK, encoded by the exons ATGTTGTGGAAACTAGCAGATAATGTCAAGTACGAAGAGGACTGCGAG GACCGCCACGATGGCAGCAGCAACGGGAACCCGCGGCTGCCGCACCTCTCCGCCGTCAGCCAGCACCTGtacagcccggccccgccgctctcgCACTCGGGCGCCTCCGACTTCCAGCCCCCCTACTTCCCACCCCCGTACCAGCCGCTGCCTTACTCCCAGTCCAGCGACCCCTACTCGCACCTCGGGGACCCCTTCTCCATCAACCCCCTGCaccagccgccgccgccgccgcccagccagcagcagagcgCCTGGCCCGGCCGGCAGAGCCAGGAGCCGGCGGGGCTGGCCCCGCACGCCCGCCCCGGGCTGGTGCCGCACCTCTCGGCGCTGGAGAGCGGCTCTGCCGGCAGCCGCAGGGAGACTTTCCGCCGCtccgagctgctgctgccccacggGCACGGGCTGGACGCCTCGGCGCTGGCCGATAACCTGGGCCTGCACGACATGGCCCACCAGATGGAGGAGGTGCAG aaTGTGGAAGATCAACACTTGCTAATGCATGACCAGACGGTCATTAGAAAAG GTCCCATCTCCCTGAGCAAGAACAGCGCCCTGAGCCTGCCGTGCCAGAAGGACGGGCTGCTCGGGGTGGTGATCAACCCCAACGAGGTGTTCTGCTCCGTGCCGGGCcgcctgtccctgctcagctccaccTCCAAGTACAAGGTCACGGTGGCCGAGGTGCAGCGGCGCCTGTCTCCCCCCGAGTGCCTCAACGCCTCCCTGCTGGGGGGAGTCCTGCGCAG AGCCAAATCTAAAAATGGTGGCAGATCATTAAGGGAAAAACTGGATAAAATTGGCTTGAATCTTCCTGCTGGCAGAAGGAAAGCTGCAAATGTGACACTATTGACATCTTTGGTGGAAG GTGAAGCTGTGCATCTTGCTCGTGACTTTGGCTACGTGTGTGAGACAGAATTTCCTTCCAAAGCAGTGGCTGAATATTTAACCAGACCACACATGGGCCGCAACGAAATGGCAAACAGGAAGAACATGCTCCTTGCTGCAAA GCAGATCTGTAAGGAATTCACAGACCTCCTCACTCAGGACAGAACTCCTCTGGGGAACACGAGGCCCAGCCCCATCCTGGACCCTGGCATCCAGGGCTGCTTGACTCACTTTAGCCTGATCACGCACGGCTTTGGCAGCGCTGCCATCTGCGCTGCCATGACATCCGTGCAGAACTACCTAAACGAGGCGTTAAAAATTGCAGACAAATCCTACATGAACGCTGGCGACCAGAGCCCCGCAGAGACCAACAAAGCCATGGACAAAATGGACAAGCACaggaagtga